From a single Flavobacterium sp. genomic region:
- a CDS encoding pyridoxal phosphate-dependent aminotransferase — MPKVSIKGQQMPESPIRKLVPYAEIAKKKGNKVYHLNIGQPDIKTPDVALEAVKNADIKVLEYSHSAGFESYRTKLSQYYKNHGLPIDTQDIIITTGGSEALLFAMGSTMDVNDEIIIPEPFYANYNGFSTASGVKVVPVISGIETGFALPPIEAFEKLITPKTKAVLICNPGNPTGYLYSQDEILKLAEIVKKHDLFLIADEVYREFIYDGDKHYSVMNVPGLEEHAIMIDSVSKRYSMCGARIGCIVSKNKEVMATAMKFAQARLSPPTYAQIASEAALETPQSYFDDVISEYKDRRDTLISELNKIEGVKVATPKGAFYCIAKLPIDNADKFAQWLLESYDFKGETVMVAPAAGFYSTPNIGLDEVRIAYVLKKDDLIKSVQILKEAITTYNKK; from the coding sequence ATGCCAAAAGTTTCCATAAAAGGGCAACAAATGCCAGAATCGCCAATTAGAAAATTGGTACCATATGCAGAAATTGCTAAGAAAAAAGGTAATAAAGTATATCATTTAAATATTGGTCAACCCGATATAAAAACTCCTGATGTAGCTTTAGAAGCTGTAAAAAATGCAGACATTAAAGTGTTAGAATATAGTCATTCAGCAGGTTTTGAAAGCTATAGAACAAAACTTTCTCAATACTATAAAAACCATGGTTTACCAATAGACACACAAGATATTATTATTACAACTGGAGGGTCTGAAGCCTTACTATTTGCAATGGGAAGTACAATGGATGTAAATGATGAAATCATTATTCCAGAACCATTTTATGCAAATTACAATGGATTTTCTACAGCATCTGGAGTAAAAGTAGTACCTGTAATTTCTGGAATAGAAACAGGATTTGCGCTACCTCCAATTGAAGCTTTTGAAAAACTAATTACGCCTAAAACGAAAGCAGTTTTAATTTGTAATCCAGGTAACCCTACAGGTTATTTATATTCACAAGATGAAATTTTAAAATTAGCTGAAATTGTTAAGAAACATGATTTGTTTTTAATTGCTGATGAAGTATATCGTGAATTCATCTACGATGGAGACAAACACTATTCTGTAATGAATGTTCCTGGATTAGAAGAACATGCCATTATGATTGACTCTGTATCCAAACGTTACAGTATGTGTGGAGCGCGTATTGGGTGTATTGTTTCAAAAAACAAAGAAGTAATGGCTACTGCAATGAAATTTGCTCAAGCTCGTTTAAGCCCTCCTACATATGCTCAAATTGCAAGTGAAGCTGCATTAGAAACTCCACAAAGTTATTTTGACGATGTAATTTCTGAATATAAAGACCGAAGAGATACTTTAATTTCCGAATTAAACAAAATTGAAGGTGTAAAAGTAGCAACCCCAAAAGGAGCTTTCTATTGCATTGCTAAATTACCAATTGATAATGCTGATAAATTTGCTCAATGGCTATTAGAATCATATGATTTCAAAGGTGAAACTGTAATGGTAGCACCTGCAGCAGGATTTTATTCAACGCCAAATATAGGCTTAGACGAGGTTCGTATTGCTTATGTATTAAAGAAAGATGATTTAATCAAATCAGTTCAAATTTTAAAGGAAGCTATTACAACTTACAATAAAAAATAA
- a CDS encoding PDZ domain-containing protein, with protein sequence MLKLFLLRILILSSAVSVAQNSVSWNSKRDRIKIPFELSHNLIIVDVVFNDVKLKMIADTGASKSIVFSIPNNESMVLKEADLITISGAGISEKVEGYLSTNNKLQIRKYSDNDFEAIFVFDRDISLVNKLGIPINGILGSSFFKNYLIEIDYQKKNIILYKSSLIKLNDDYIHSKIEINNDRPYIFLKTKLENSEFDLKLLFDTGLGDGLWLFENDSIKCNSSFFSDYLGKGLSGDIYGKKSRVEEVNFENNVLKNVLVSYPEVTFFDKNTIIQNRNGLLGGEVIKRFNWIIDYKRQMIYFKKNNLFYRPFNYNMSGIEVQHIGFQFVKEKVENAFSTNVINFDKNAAADTYSDYFKFELKPNFEIYSIRKNSPAERAGLQIGDVILKLNNYSSQNLTIQRIVDLFHSKEGKQITMKVDRKGEIKTFKFYLEKIL encoded by the coding sequence ATGTTGAAATTATTTTTGTTAAGAATTCTGATTTTAAGCTCTGCAGTTTCTGTAGCACAAAATTCTGTGTCTTGGAATTCTAAAAGAGATAGGATAAAAATTCCTTTTGAACTTTCTCATAATCTAATTATAGTAGATGTTGTTTTTAATGATGTTAAATTAAAAATGATTGCGGATACAGGTGCATCTAAAAGTATTGTATTTAGTATACCAAACAATGAGTCTATGGTTTTAAAAGAAGCTGATTTGATAACAATTTCTGGGGCTGGAATTAGTGAAAAGGTTGAGGGGTATTTGTCAACAAACAATAAATTACAAATAAGGAAATATAGCGATAATGATTTTGAAGCAATTTTTGTCTTTGATAGGGATATTAGTTTAGTAAATAAGTTAGGTATTCCAATAAATGGTATTTTAGGAAGTTCTTTTTTTAAAAATTACCTTATTGAAATTGATTATCAAAAAAAGAATATAATCTTATATAAATCTTCTTTAATAAAATTAAATGATGACTATATACATTCAAAAATTGAAATTAATAATGATAGACCTTATATTTTTTTAAAAACCAAACTTGAAAATAGTGAATTTGATTTAAAATTGCTTTTTGATACGGGATTAGGCGATGGGTTATGGCTTTTTGAAAATGATAGTATAAAGTGTAATTCGTCTTTCTTTTCAGATTATTTGGGTAAAGGACTTTCGGGCGATATTTATGGAAAAAAATCTAGAGTAGAAGAAGTTAATTTTGAAAATAATGTTCTAAAAAACGTTTTAGTTTCTTATCCAGAAGTAACTTTTTTTGATAAAAACACAATAATTCAAAATCGAAATGGATTGTTAGGAGGTGAAGTTATTAAAAGATTCAATTGGATTATAGATTATAAAAGGCAGATGATTTACTTTAAAAAGAATAATTTATTCTATCGACCATTCAATTATAATATGTCTGGTATTGAAGTACAGCATATTGGATTTCAATTTGTTAAAGAAAAAGTAGAGAATGCCTTTTCTACTAATGTTATTAATTTTGATAAAAATGCAGCAGCTGATACTTATTCAGATTATTTTAAATTTGAATTAAAGCCAAATTTTGAAATTTATTCTATACGGAAAAATTCTCCAGCCGAGCGTGCTGGATTACAAATAGGTGATGTCATATTAAAGCTTAATAATTATTCTTCTCAAAATCTAACAATACAAAGGATAGTTGATTTATTTCATTCTAAAGAAGGGAAACAAATAACAATGAAAGTTGACCGTAAGGGAGAAATTAAAACCTTTAAATTTTATTTAGAAAAAATCCTATAA
- a CDS encoding DUF1573 domain-containing protein has product MKKILVYLTLLVGISSFAQNGPKIEFKEETINYGEVEKGKDDGIRIFEFTNTGNEPLLIRNAKSSCGCTVPEWPKEPIPPGGKSQIKVQYNMNPGPISKTITIESNAINKPNGMVPLRIKGTVIVKEEVSPLVKKKTFPNL; this is encoded by the coding sequence ATGAAAAAAATACTTGTTTATTTAACTTTACTAGTTGGAATATCTTCCTTTGCTCAAAATGGCCCTAAGATTGAGTTTAAAGAGGAAACCATTAATTATGGAGAAGTGGAAAAAGGAAAAGACGATGGGATACGAATTTTTGAATTTACAAATACTGGTAATGAACCTCTTTTAATTAGAAACGCAAAATCTAGCTGTGGTTGTACGGTTCCTGAATGGCCAAAAGAACCAATTCCACCAGGAGGAAAGAGTCAAATTAAGGTACAATATAATATGAATCCAGGTCCAATAAGCAAAACAATTACTATTGAAAGTAACGCTATAAACAAACCAAATGGTATGGTGCCCCTTCGAATTAAAGGTACTGTTATTGTTAAGGAAGAAGTTAGTCCTTTAGTAAAAAAGAAAACGTTTCCTAATTTATAA
- a CDS encoding valine--tRNA ligase, which produces MMIPAQFNAKEVEQKWYAYWMKNNYFTSKPDHRTPYTIVIPPPNVTGVLHMGHMLNNTIQDVLIRRARLKGFNACWVPGTDHASIATEAKVVAKLKEEGINKNDLTREEFLKHAWEWTDKYGGTILEQLKQLGCSCDWSRTKFTMDDDMSASVIHSFVDLYNKGLIYRGYRMVNWDPEAKTTLSDEEVIFEERQGKLYFIKYKIEGSEDFLTVATTRPETIFGDTAICINPNDERFSHLKGKKAIVPICGRVIPIIEDEYVDVEFGTGCLKVTPAHDTNDKTLGDKHNLEIIDIFNEDASLNSFGLHYQGKDRFVVREEISKELETIGALAKTETHLNKVGTSERTKAVIEPRLSDQWFLSMEELVKPAIKAVLESDEIKLYPSRFNNTYAHWLNNIRDWNISRQLWWGQQIPAYYFGDGKEDFVVAENIEKALELAKEKTANSTLTTADLRQDADALDTWFSSWLWPMAVFGGVLNPESEDFKYYYPTNDLVTGPDILFFWVARMIIAGYEYAGEKPFSNVYLTGLVRDKQGRKMSKSLGNSPEPLGLIEKFGADGVRVGLLLSASAGNDILFDEELCNQGKGFSNKIWNAFKLIKGWEVADIAQLESSKVAIEWYEAKLQQTLAEIEDNFDKYRLSDALMAIYKLVWDDFCSWFLEMIKPGYQQPIDRATFDKAIEMLEANLKLLHPFMPFLTEEIWHHIAERTPEQALIVGKWPTAKAFDQKLISDFDFATEVISGIRTIRKDKNIPFRDVIELRVMNNEKASVYFDSVIQKLGNVTTLEYVSDKVDGALSYRVKSNEYFIPITGNIDLEAEVAKLTEELNYTRGFLRSVQGKLSNEKFVVGAPEQVIANERKKEADALAKIAMIEQSLAGLK; this is translated from the coding sequence ATAATGATTCCTGCACAATTCAACGCTAAAGAAGTAGAACAAAAATGGTACGCGTATTGGATGAAAAATAATTATTTCACCTCTAAACCCGACCATAGAACGCCATACACCATTGTAATTCCGCCACCAAACGTAACGGGAGTCTTACACATGGGACACATGTTGAATAACACTATTCAAGATGTATTAATTCGTCGTGCGCGTTTAAAAGGGTTCAACGCTTGTTGGGTGCCAGGAACAGATCACGCCTCAATTGCAACCGAAGCTAAAGTAGTGGCTAAGTTAAAAGAAGAAGGCATCAATAAAAACGATTTAACACGCGAAGAATTCTTAAAACACGCTTGGGAATGGACTGATAAATACGGTGGAACCATTTTAGAACAATTAAAACAATTAGGTTGTTCTTGCGATTGGAGTCGTACTAAATTTACGATGGATGACGACATGTCAGCATCTGTAATTCATTCATTTGTAGATTTATACAACAAAGGTTTGATTTACCGCGGTTACCGAATGGTAAACTGGGATCCTGAAGCAAAAACTACCTTATCTGACGAAGAAGTAATCTTTGAAGAACGTCAAGGAAAATTATATTTCATCAAATACAAAATTGAAGGTTCTGAAGATTTTTTAACCGTTGCAACAACCCGTCCAGAAACCATTTTTGGAGATACTGCAATCTGTATCAATCCAAATGATGAACGTTTTTCACATTTAAAAGGTAAAAAAGCAATCGTTCCAATTTGTGGTAGAGTTATTCCTATTATTGAAGATGAATATGTAGATGTTGAATTTGGAACAGGTTGTTTAAAAGTAACGCCAGCTCACGATACTAATGATAAAACGTTAGGTGATAAACACAATTTAGAAATTATCGATATTTTCAACGAAGATGCTTCTTTGAATTCATTCGGATTGCATTACCAAGGAAAAGACCGATTTGTGGTTCGTGAAGAGATTTCGAAAGAATTAGAAACTATCGGAGCTTTAGCAAAAACTGAAACGCATTTAAATAAAGTGGGGACTTCTGAAAGAACCAAAGCGGTAATCGAACCAAGATTATCAGATCAGTGGTTCTTAAGTATGGAAGAATTAGTAAAACCAGCCATCAAAGCTGTTTTAGAATCAGACGAAATCAAATTATATCCAAGTCGTTTCAATAACACCTATGCGCATTGGTTAAACAACATTCGCGATTGGAATATTTCGCGCCAATTGTGGTGGGGACAACAAATTCCAGCGTACTATTTTGGTGACGGAAAAGAAGATTTCGTAGTGGCTGAAAACATCGAAAAAGCGCTTGAGCTTGCAAAAGAAAAAACTGCTAACTCAACTCTAACCACTGCTGACTTACGTCAGGATGCTGACGCACTTGATACTTGGTTCTCCTCATGGTTATGGCCAATGGCTGTTTTTGGTGGTGTTTTGAATCCAGAAAGCGAAGATTTTAAATATTATTATCCTACCAACGATTTAGTTACGGGTCCAGATATTTTATTTTTCTGGGTAGCACGTATGATTATTGCTGGTTATGAATATGCAGGCGAAAAACCATTTTCAAACGTATATTTAACAGGATTAGTTCGTGATAAGCAAGGCCGTAAAATGTCGAAATCATTAGGAAATTCTCCTGAACCTCTCGGACTAATTGAAAAATTTGGTGCAGATGGTGTTCGTGTGGGATTATTATTGAGTGCTTCGGCAGGAAATGATATTTTATTCGACGAAGAATTATGCAACCAAGGAAAAGGTTTCTCTAATAAAATTTGGAACGCTTTCAAACTAATCAAAGGTTGGGAAGTAGCGGATATTGCACAACTAGAATCTTCAAAAGTTGCCATTGAATGGTACGAAGCGAAGTTACAACAAACCTTAGCCGAAATTGAAGATAATTTTGATAAATACCGTTTATCTGATGCGTTAATGGCAATTTACAAATTGGTTTGGGACGATTTTTGTTCGTGGTTCTTAGAAATGATTAAACCAGGTTACCAACAGCCAATCGATCGTGCTACGTTTGACAAAGCAATTGAAATGTTAGAAGCTAACTTGAAATTGTTACATCCGTTCATGCCGTTTTTAACGGAAGAAATTTGGCATCATATTGCTGAAAGAACCCCAGAACAAGCGTTGATAGTAGGAAAGTGGCCAACAGCAAAAGCATTTGATCAAAAATTAATTTCCGATTTTGATTTCGCAACCGAAGTTATTTCTGGAATTAGAACCATTCGTAAAGATAAAAATATTCCGTTTAGAGATGTAATTGAGTTACGTGTGATGAATAATGAAAAAGCATCAGTCTATTTTGATTCGGTGATTCAGAAGTTAGGAAATGTTACTACTTTAGAATATGTTTCTGATAAAGTAGACGGTGCTTTATCGTACCGTGTGAAATCGAATGAATATTTTATTCCAATTACAGGAAACATCGATTTAGAAGCTGAAGTAGCTAAATTAACTGAAGAGTTAAACTATACTAGAGGTTTTCTACGCTCTGTACAAGGCAAACTTTCGAATGAAAAATTCGTGGTTGGAGCACCAGAACAAGTAATTGCCAATGAGCGCAAAAAAGAAGCCGATGCTTTAGCAAAAATTGCCATGATTGAGCAAAGTTTAGCCGGTTTGAAATAA
- a CDS encoding HPF/RaiA family ribosome-associated protein — protein MLVQIHTDKNIEGGSRFSEFFTNEIKNELARFDEIVTRIEVHVTDENASKSSPNDKKVVIEARVEKKKPIAVTAHGDTVEKAFFEALEKVTRVLDTAVEKIKEH, from the coding sequence ATGTTAGTTCAAATTCATACCGACAAAAATATTGAAGGCGGAAGCCGTTTTTCAGAATTCTTTACCAACGAAATTAAAAATGAATTAGCACGATTTGACGAAATTGTAACGCGAATTGAAGTTCATGTTACGGATGAAAATGCAAGTAAATCTAGTCCAAACGATAAAAAAGTCGTTATTGAAGCTCGTGTAGAGAAAAAAAAACCTATTGCTGTAACGGCTCATGGAGATACCGTTGAAAAAGCATTTTTTGAGGCTTTAGAAAAAGTAACTCGTGTTTTAGATACAGCGGTAGAAAAAATAAAAGAACATTAA
- a CDS encoding helix-turn-helix domain-containing protein: protein MAIVVNLDVMMAKRKMSLNELSEKVDISLANLSILKNGKAKAIRFSTLEVICKALNCQPGDILEYVED from the coding sequence ATGGCAATAGTAGTAAACTTAGATGTGATGATGGCTAAACGAAAAATGTCGCTCAACGAACTTTCGGAAAAGGTAGATATTTCCTTAGCAAATTTATCTATTTTAAAAAATGGAAAGGCTAAAGCTATCCGTTTTAGTACACTTGAAGTAATTTGCAAAGCATTAAATTGCCAACCTGGTGATATTCTGGAGTATGTAGAAGATTAG
- a CDS encoding DUF2975 domain-containing protein, translated as MSKTNNFVFWGLYAIAWLIFVGLSIEAGALLVNFFFSIYNPEIIRNLYQKLDLMEMYQSSKLTFYGVYSFILIISILKAVLFYAVIHLMHKMNLSKPFNTFVSKQILLISYFTLSIGVLSHVARQIVKSLMHHGFVPDNLNQFWADSGAFILMGGVIYIIAIIFKKGIEIQEENELTV; from the coding sequence ATGTCAAAAACAAACAACTTCGTATTTTGGGGCTTATATGCCATAGCTTGGCTTATTTTTGTAGGATTGTCTATTGAAGCAGGAGCCTTACTCGTTAATTTCTTTTTCAGTATCTATAACCCTGAAATTATTAGAAATCTGTATCAAAAGTTAGACTTAATGGAAATGTATCAAAGTAGTAAATTAACTTTTTATGGTGTTTATAGCTTTATACTTATCATTTCTATTTTAAAAGCGGTGCTATTTTATGCCGTAATTCATCTCATGCACAAAATGAATTTGTCAAAACCGTTCAATACTTTTGTGTCAAAACAAATTTTACTTATTAGTTATTTCACCCTTTCAATTGGAGTATTAAGTCATGTTGCCCGACAAATAGTTAAAAGTTTGATGCATCACGGTTTTGTTCCCGATAACTTAAATCAATTTTGGGCAGACAGCGGAGCTTTTATTTTAATGGGAGGTGTTATCTATATTATCGCGATTATCTTTAAAAAAGGCATCGAAATTCAAGAAGAAAACGAATTAACCGTATAA
- a CDS encoding cytochrome b/b6 domain-containing protein: protein METRNYSKVYRILHWLIALTFILLLLTIFLRKTWMEKNHVAGIIQDFLGDNGHTALSEDEAILLAKKIRKPMWNWHIYFGYVLTGLYCIRLAVPFFGEMKFSSPFKAELDSKTKFQFWVYLVFYVCTAISLITGLFIEFGPKNLKDPMEEIHVLSLYYLLGFMVLHFGGVLLAECTTQKGLISRIISGSKKE from the coding sequence ATGGAAACTCGAAACTATTCAAAAGTATACAGAATTCTACATTGGCTAATTGCCCTTACGTTTATCTTGTTGTTGCTAACTATTTTTTTACGCAAAACATGGATGGAAAAAAACCATGTGGCTGGAATAATTCAGGATTTTTTAGGGGATAATGGACATACCGCTTTATCGGAAGACGAAGCCATTTTGTTAGCTAAAAAAATCAGAAAACCGATGTGGAATTGGCATATCTATTTTGGTTATGTATTAACCGGATTGTACTGCATTCGTTTGGCTGTACCATTTTTTGGAGAAATGAAATTTTCTTCTCCTTTTAAAGCAGAATTAGACTCGAAAACCAAATTTCAATTTTGGGTTTATCTTGTATTTTATGTATGTACTGCTATTTCGTTAATAACTGGTTTGTTTATTGAGTTTGGCCCTAAAAATTTAAAAGACCCAATGGAAGAAATACATGTTCTTTCGTTGTACTATTTACTTGGATTTATGGTGTTGCATTTTGGCGGTGTTTTACTTGCCGAATGTACCACTCAAAAAGGATTGATTTCAAGAATAATTAGTGGTAGTAAAAAAGAGTAA